Within Bacillus sp. E(2018), the genomic segment GTGTGATTTAAAGAACGCTCTTACTTCTTGGCCGCAGCGATGATTTTCTGTTATTACGGTATCCAGGCTAAGTTCTTTACTTGCTTCTTTCTTTGCTATTATTTTCCTTGTGGGTTTTAGGATTTTTCCTGTTTCAAGGTAGGTCTCAATTCTATGACTGATCTCGATCTTAGATCCAGAAGTACTTAATCCTTCAGTTCTACAGAAACGTTGAAGTTCTTCTTTCAACCAATAATACTCTTTAAAACTCTTAATGCTCAACTGTTTCGTTAGGTTCGGTCTCAAAATTGTTGTCCCCCTTTTAAATATAATTATAGAACATTCGTTCTTATAACTCAAAATGTAATTTTCCATAAGTTAGCAAGAAACGTTAAGTTTTTGATGTTCCATACCACTATGATGAAGTTACATATCAAAAGGTGGGATACATGATGGAATTTCAAGAAGTGATCAAAGATGCATTCGTTATGATTGGGTACAGTTCGGTAGGAAAATGGGATGGTGAGTTGGTCTATCCGATACCGAGTTTGTGGAAAAAAGCGGCCTCATTTATTGAGGAAGAGGGAGTAGAAAAGATCGTAGGCATTTGTCTATCCCCAAGAAGTAATCAATACTTCTACACCTGTGGAATTGAGATAGACAGTGTCAACTTTCATAAAGTGAGAGATGATATGACCCTTCATACGTTTCCCAAAAACAAGTATGTAGTGTTTACTCACAGAGGACAGGCTAAGAATATCCCCGCTACCTACGGAGAGATTTGGAGGGTTTTTGATAACAACGGATATAGGATTAAAACAGGGATGCCAGAAATTGAGATCGTTCAAATCGATCTATTCGGTAAGGAAGAATGTGATGACTATGAGATGGAGATCTGGATACCTGTAGGATAATTGTTCAATGATACTTCATCTTTCTAAGTAAGAGGACTATCGATAGAAGTTAGTGATAACAGTGTCGATAACATTATATGATGTTGTATATCATGTTTTGACTCAGTTCTTTAATACATAAGTCTAAATCAACTATCGGAGGTAATTATGAAAAGTGTGAAACAAAACCTCAACATACAAAAATTGATGGAAGATTATCAGGTAACGGGATTAAGCATGGCAGAAATTGATAGGGGTCAGATTAAAAGTACAGGTTGTCTTGGAGTACTTGAAAAAGGAACAGATAGACGAGTGGAACGCGACTCCATCTTTAGTGCCTGTTCTATCAGCAAGTTTTTGACTTCTATACTCGTGATGAAATTGACGCAACAAGGTATTCTTGATCTGGATGAAGATGTGAACAACAGACTTTCCTCGTGGCGTGTTCCTTACAATGAATTAAATGAGAATAACAAAGTAACGCTGCGTAATCTACTCAGTCACCAATCTGGCGTAATGGATCCTGAGGGAAGCTTTACAGAGCTCAACACGATGAACGGTTACCCTAACATAGTGAAAGTATTGGAAGGAACAACATCTTATTGCAAAGAACCTATTGAGATGAAGTATGAACCTGAGAGTGACTTTCACTATTCAGATGCAGGTTTTTGTATCATACAAGTTTTAATCGAAGATGTTATGAATAAACCGTTCCAAGACGTAATGAAAGAAATGATCTTCCAACCGTTACATATGCAAGAAAGTACATACAAACTTCCACTCTCAGAAGAAGCAAAAAAGAATGTCTCTTGTGGTCACGATAAAAATGGAAAGGTCGTCATCGGAAGATACCCCATCTATCCATATCCAGCTGCTTCAGGTTTATGGACAACGCCTACAGATTTAGCTTCTTTGGTCATTGAATTAATGAGCTCTTTAAGAGGTGAAAGTAAGCTAAACCTTTCAAGAAATAAAGCATTAGAAGTAATAACTCCTCAAGGATGCAAGGAGTGGGCAGGGCTTGGTGTTTTCCTAGACAAAAACGAAAAGGGTGTTGAAATTTCATCACTTGGTTGGGGTGTTGGTTTTCAATGTATGATGGTGACTTATCCAGAAGCTGAATCAGGATTAGTAGTCATGACAAATACAGACCTAGGCGTTCATCAACTAAAAGGTATTATTGGTGAAGTGTACCGTGCTTTTCTATAACAAGTTTGATAAAGCCATACGCTTGTAGAACATACATAATAAGATATATGGTTTGAATCTCATAATGTGAAGTAATGTTTGAGCTTTCATGTGGAGTACATTATAGAGGACAAGGAGGAATTTCCACTCTCCTTGTGCTATTTATATGATAGAGGTGAATGTAGTGTTGGTTTCGTATATGAGATATAACATGAAGTGGTTCCCTACATATCTAATCTTAGCCATGATATTGATTGGTGGAATCATTCTAACAGGAGATAGAGAAACCTTTTTTGAAGACATGAGTTTTGTAATCGCTCAAATATTCTTCCTACTCGTTATACCTAATATGGTCTATTTGCTTCGCCACAGAAAAAAGAAAGGTAGTGTGAGGGGCTTCTTTGTAACTTTAATTATGATTCCTCTACCATTTGTGGGGATAGCTCTTTTGAGGGTTCTTTTTATCTTCAGATAAGTACTAAGTATAAATTAATACATACATAAGTTAATTACGTTAATGACAACGTCAATCACATATACAATGACCATTTTTAAAATATACCTTCTCTGTAACGATGTCAGGCATGCTCATTTTTTAGCTATTGATCGATAATTTAATAGAATAAATGTTAACAACGGTTGAAAGTACAAATATAAGTGGAGGTTAAGAATGAAAGCAGTCATACAAACAGAATTTGGTGATCCTTCTGTACTTAGATATGCAGATGTTGAAGTACCAAAGATCGGTAAAAACGAAGTCTTAATAAACGTTGCTTATACAAGTGTGAATTATGCAGATATAAAAAAACGAGTAGGAAAAAAAGGAAAAGGTACTTTCCCTTTAACGCTTGGATTGGATGCTGCAGGAACAATTGAAGAAGCTTCTGCTGATTCAATCTTTTCTAAGGGAGACCGAGTGATCGCTTTCCCTAAAGCTGGTTCGTATGCAGAATATGTGGTAGCCAACGAACAACTAGTCTTTAAGATTCCAGAGAACTTATCGTTGGAACAAGCAGCAACTATGCCAACTGTATCTATTTTAAGCTATATCCTTCTTCATGAGATTGGCCAAGTTAAGAAAACGGATACCATCGTTGTCCATAGTGCAGCTGGTGGTGTCGGCTCGATGCTTCTCCAGTTAGCAAAATTAGCTGGCGTTCAAAAGATTATTGGTACCGTTGGAAATCTAAACAAAGAGAACTATGTAAAAAGACTAGGTGCTGATGTGGTCTGTACATATGATACTTTTGCAGATGAAGTTTTAACATATACAGAAAACCTAGGTGCTAACGTTATCTTTGATTCCGTGGCTGGGGAAGTAACGAGTAGGAGTTTAGGCTGTTTAGCTCTATATGGCACGCTTGTGCAATTTGGGAATAGTAGTGGCACAGCGGGTAGTTTTAAAACCAGCGACGTTCATAGTAGCTGTAGGAATGTAAAAGGATTTAGTTTAGGTACGACAAGAAAATACGATCCCGCTCGATTAGCACCTGTTGCTGAAAAAGTATTGAAGTTATTTGCTACTAAAAAGGTCATCCTTCCTGTATCACACGTTTTCGATCTAAGTGATGTAGCACAAGCTCATAAATTAGTTGAAAGCCGTAAGTATGAAGGAAAAGTTTTAATTAAGGTTTAATAATCTGTCTACTGATTATCTTAATTCAACTAATTCATCTAAGTGGAGTATGTGTTTGTTCATTATTAATAAACCCGCTACCCCTAAAAAGTAGTGGGTTTAATCCAACAAATCACAAATCTACCGAAGATAGAAGAAAATAACCGCTTATCCATAGAAATCCTCTCACTTCCTCTTAATCATCTTCTATTATTATGAACGTTACAAAATGGATGAGATTGCAAACTTGATAGGTATTAGTCTCAACACTGTTAAATCCAGGTTGCGGCGATCCTTTCATATCTTCTACAAAACGCCCTACTATTTTCTCTACAAATCCTAACTTTATAACTCTACCTAGTGATACGGTCGGGAGGATTGCTCATCGCATGGAAGAATTATCTTTCAATCGTATCTATGATGCGTTTATTCGTGTAATCAAAGAAGATGCTGCAGAAGTTGTCCAACGATCAGCGAAGAGGTATGTTGATGCATTAAACGGAGTGTTATTCAGTACAATTATTTAGTAAAAGAAAAAGCCCTCTTTATAGGGGGCTTTTTCACGTTAATTAGGTATTGAAATCTCAGCAGTCAGAAGCGTAATTCTTAAAATCTTTCACATCTGAATTCTTTTTCCGCGTAAAAGTTCCATGCGCTTAAGAAAGAACACGATGTTACCGATGCACTTCCTTCATTCATTTATTGCTATCAAAAGTCTTTATAAAAAATAAGCTTAGTTCTTATACGCATTAAACATATTGGTGTTATCTGGTACGTTTTCTAAATAACTAATCTTTCCGTCTTTATTTAACCTTGCAATGTCCTTACCTGTTTGAGTGAATACGTGACCAGATGAACGCTTGCCGCATACTGCCCAAGGCGTTTCAAACCTATCTGTTCCTTCAACAGCTCTCCATCCTTCATACATATGCTTAATATCAGCATTTTCTTTGAACACCATTTTCACAAATAGCTTCCAGTTTTCAATACCTTGCTTTTTGTGGCCGTTTAAGACAAATTCGATATCGTCTGAAAAAAGGCTCACTAATTCTCTGAATGCTTGTTCGCTTGTACGTGATTGATCGAATAAATCAAAATATCTATTTAAGTTTTCCATGATAAACTCCTTTGAGTGCTACAGCACCATTTTTTCTTCAACTGTTGCTTTAAGCTTTTCCAAATTTTCTTTCGGACACTTTTTATGAATTTCATTTGTAAGGATGGCAATGGTTTGCCGTTTTAAAATGGACTGCCATGATGATTCGGCTTCTTCCATTAAGTCTGATAGTAAACAAATATCCTTGTCATTTATATTAAGCAGGTCCTGAAAAATACCACTTGATGAATATAGAGACTGCTTGCCTTCAATCGCTACATATATGTCATAGATCGTGATTTCCTCTGGTCTTTTCTTCAAGCGAAATCCACCTTTGCTTCCAGGTACTGATACAAGTAGATCTGCACTCACTAGCTTGCGTAGAAGCTTTTGAAAATACGTAGGTGAGCTACCGAGCTGAGAACTGATAACATCTCCTGATAAGACAGCTTTCTTAGGTAGAAAGGTAAGCAGCAAAATCGCATAAACCGATTGCTCAACTCCAGTTTTTATCTGCATTTAATTTATCCCCTTTCATTACATATATAATATGGATAATGTTTATCCATATTAGTAACATTCAAAGAGTATAGTATGAAAACACTTAAAAGTAAAGGGATTGGGGAGGAATCATCGATGCCTGGTTCATTAGAACAAGTGGATTTTCTTTTCCATGATATAACAAATTCTTATAAAAACTACTATTCAAAGAAGAATAAATCATGTTTTATTGTACGACTATACAATAATAATCGCACTTGTTAGGCTAGATTAAAAAAGCTATCCTTTTTAGAAATAGCTTTTATTCGTAATGTTATCGTTTTTTACTCTCTAACTCGTTTAGCATGACCTCTAGTATTTATTCAGAAAATTATGAATATTAACATAAAGATATAATGTACATTCCATCATTCATCCGTGTTTATTATGCTTTAAGGTTGATAGAATAAGAGTGTAAATCTATAAAGTTCGTGAATTAATTAACATCAAAAATTTGAGATGAGAGGATTGATGATCTTGAAAAATGTAGGCATGCTCAAAATATGGATGAGTGTAGGACTTTTAAGTATGTGTGTTTTGAGTTTAAGCGTCTTTGGAGACCGCTTAAAACCGACCGAAGCAAAAGAAAAAGTAGAGCAAACAAAAAGTTCAAGTCTTAAGACTGAAAAAAAGTTTATGCAGCTTGAGAAGCAGTTTGATGCTCGACTCGGCATATATGCCATTGACACCCATACAAACCGAACGGTGACTTATAGACCTGATGAACGATTCGCTTATACATCCACCTTTAAGGCTTTAGCCGCTGGAGTAGTGTTACAGCAAAAGTCGATTGAAGAACTTGAGGAGGTAATCACCTACACAGAAGATGACTTGGTCACTTATTCACCAATCACCGAGCAATATGTTGATACCGGGATGACCCTTAGAGAGATCTGTGATGCTGCTATTCGTTACAGTGATAATACCGCGGGGAACCTTTTGTTGCAGGAACTAGGAGGACCCAATGGCTTTGAAAAAGCACTAAGGGACATCGGTGATAATGTTACCGAGGCTGATCGTTACGAGACTGATTTGAACAGTGCCATTCCAGGAGATATCCGTGATACAAGTACAGCAAGAGCACTGGCCATTAACCTGAAAGCTTTCACAGCCGATGACGTTCTACCAAATGATAAACGTACAATCCTAACAGATTGGCTGCGAAGGAATACTACAGGAGACGAACTGATCCGCGCGGCTGTACCTAAAGGGTGGGAGGTAGGTGATAAAACCGGAGCAGGAGACTATGGGACACGAAACGATATTGCTATCGTTTGGCCGCCGAATAGAGAGCCCATCATCATTGCCATCCTATCCAGCCGTGATACTCAAAATGCCACCTATGAGAATGAACTTATAGCAAAAGCTGCAAAAGTCGCACTTAATGCTTTCAAGTAATTTTCCGAAATGTTCTTCAAAAAATAAAACCAAAACTTATATGAAATAAAACTCGACCGTTAATCGTACAACTTAGATCTGCCTTGAACTATACGGAGTCATTGATGGCGTTACCGATGATTCTGTTTATACCATCGATCCTGAAAAATATGAGTCTATTCCGTTAACAGAAGGAAGACAGTAAGAAATAGGGGGACTTCCTTTAAGAAGTTCCCTTTATTCATTGAGCTGTATCTTCAATCTACGACGTTTAAATTATATATTCCACAAATGGGTGCGTTGATCCAAGAAGGATTAACGCGTTTTTAAGGAAGCTATTGAATAAATGTAGAAGAGTTGGTGTTTTTTCATGAAGAAGAACTACTCTAACTGCTTTCCATTATAAATCTAGCTTGATCAAGGAGAGATAATCCTATGAATCCATTATTATTAGATATTCCTTTGCAAATGAATACGGAAAGGTTAAATCTTCGAGCACCTCTGCAGTTTGGGGACGAAGAAATTGTGTACGAAGCTATTAAAGATTCGTTTAATGAGTTAAAAGCGTGGCTATCACTTTTTCAAGAAATTCCTACTCTTGAAGAAACAGAAATTTTATTAAAAAATGCTCACATCAATTTTTTGAAAAGAGAAAGTTTTCGTTTCCTTATCTTTGAAAAAGATGGAGGCAAGGACTTTATTGGAACAGCAAGCCTTCACAGGATTAACTGGGATATTCCAAAATGTGAAATAGGATACTGGATAAATACAAGGTTTAGCGGTAAAGGATATATGACGGAAGCCGTAAAGGAGTTAGTTGACTTTGGATTTAATAACCTCGCATTGAAGAGAATCGAAATAAGATGTGAATCAAGAAACTTAAAAAGTCGCTTTATACCTGAAAAACTTGGTTTTACGTTTGAAGGTACTCTAAGGAATGATGATCTATCCGCAGACGGCAGCAGGCTGACTGACACGTGTATATATTCTAGAATAAAATAAACATAGCTCAACTTTCGATTAAGTGATTAAACGAACATACTATAAAGCTTATTTTTAGTAATAACTTAAGATCTTAAGGATTTACTAGTTGTTGAAAAGGTAAATAACAAAAACACTAATAGGTTTGGTGTTTTTATGTAGCTACCTACACAACGGCAGTTAATATTTGTAATACTAACGTACTTATTTGACGTAATCGGCAAGTGAAATGTCGTCCTTTGCTAGTTACAGAGACACGTTGGATAGGTAATGTATTAACTGTACTGCTAGTCATATCCAAGAATAGTGATTGTGTATATAGCAATAGGAAGGACCTATATGTATGACGTCTCATTCTAAAATAAAAATTCCGGCAGGATTTTGGACAGGATTAAATCAAATGGGGATTGCCACCCACGATTTGGTTAGAAAAGCACGACTTCCGCTCACCATTATTAATGAACCAGATGTCACCACCGCCCAATATTTGGCGATCTGGCAAGCTTATTCCGATCTCATTGATGATAATTCAAAAGGAATTATCAAGCTTACGACCGGTTTTGAAACAGCGCATTACCCACCTAGCGTTTTAGCTACTTACCACGCTCGGGACTACCGTGACGCTCTAAAGCGAATGACCCGGTACAAACAACTTTGTCCCCCTGAAAGTTTGCGTATCACCGAGGAAGGTGAGCACTGTACAATCGAACTGGATTGGTTGGATATTGCTCAACCTGGTCCGCCCCTGCTGGTTGGTATTACACTAGCATTTCTTTTGGAGCTAGGGCGCAGGGGAACAGGTCAACCACTAACGGCTAGGTTCGTCGAATTTTCACACGCTATGGGCGATGTACAGGTACTTGAAGCTTACTTTGGCTGCCGTATCCGGATTGGTGCAAATTGTAACAAGTTGACGTTACATAGAGGAGATCTGGATCGTCCTTTTGTTTCGTACAACGCGGAGTTACTGGAGATTCTGATTCCTGTACTAGACCAATCGTTGAATGAGAAGCAACGCTGTCGCTCAATCACCGAGATGGTTAAATGGATTACGAAACGGAGCTTAACAGGAGGGCGACCTGACATTCAGACTGTCGCTAGCGAATTAGGGATGAGCGATCGTACCTTACAGCGCAGACTGACTGACGAAGGGACGAACTTCAAGCATCTGTTGACACAAGTCCGACATGAGCAGGCACGAGAGTACTTGGCAGACCCCTCGATCGATATTAAAGAAGTGGCATTCCTGATTGGATATGAAGACCAGAACTCGTTCTACCGTGCCTTTCGCCTTTGGGAAGGTGATACTCCTTCAAATTGGCGTAATGAACAATTAGTACACACTCGATAAATAGGCTTTATCTTTAAGGATATAATTTTTCACACTAAGTAAATACAGGAGATCAATGAATTATGGATATGGAATTAAACAACAAAACAGCATTAGTTACTGGATCAACGAAAGGTATAGGTAAAGCTATTGCCATTGAACTTGCTAAAGAAGGTGTTAATGTACTAATTAATGGACGAAATTATGAAGAGGTAGAACGAATTGTAAATGAAATTAAATCAGATTTTCCAGCTACCTCTCCTCAAAATGCTACAGCCGATCTAGTGGATATTCAACAGAGAGAAGCTTTATTTCGAAAATACCCCAATATTGATATTTTAGTTAATAATATGGGGATATATGAAATCATGCAATATGAGGACGTAGACGATGAAGTATGGGAAAAATATTTCCGCACTAATTTTCTGGTTGCAAATGGATTATCCAAATTTTATTTACCTAAGATGTTGGACAATGAATATGGCCGCATTATCTTTATTGCGAGTGAAGAAGCAATTATGCCTTCAGGACAAATGCCTCAGTATTGTACAACAAAATCAATGCTATTATCATTGTCAAAAAGCTTATCTAAATTAACAATTGGAACAGAAGTTACAGTTAATACAATCATGCCAGGACCAACGCTCTCTGAAAATGTATATCAAATCATTGAATGCATCTACCCAAATGAAGATATGAATTTTTCTGAGAAAGAGAAAGAATTTATGACTACAAACCTACCTCAATCTGAAATACAGCGTTTCATCAGACCTGCTGAAATAGGTAGATTAACTACATTTATATGTAGTCCTTATGCAACCGCGTTTAAAGGAGCTCCTATCCGTATGGATGGGGGAATGGTACCGACTATTTTTTAACATTTTGCCATGAATATTATATACTACGATAGGCTGCTCGAATACTAATATAGGAGCGGCCTATTTATTTAATATAATTATCATCTAACAGCTAATCGTGTGCATTTCTTCCTGAAGGAGATCTGCACTTTTTTATTGAACTTATTGAAGAGGGATAGCGAGTTAATGGAATAAGTAATTTCTAAGAACTTCTCTTTTAAAAATTCTTGAGGAGCTTGTGGATGATATGGAACCTATTTGTAAAAACGATGTAAAGCTACGAGATATTAAAGAAGACGATCTTCCTATCTTTTTTGAACAACAATTAGATTTTATGGCAAATTATATGGCTGCCTTCACACCTAAAGACCCCAATGATAAGGACGCATTTCTTGCCCATTGGACAAAAATTATCACTGACGAGACCATCACAGTTAAGACAATATTATGGAATGACAATGTCACAGGACACATCTCAAACTTTGAACAGTTCGGTGAACCCGAAGTAAGCTACTGGATTGGGAGAAAATATTGGGGTCAAGGCTTTGCAACTAAGGCTTTATCACAGTTTCTAGCTGTTATAAAGGTTCGTCCGCTATTTGCGCGTGCCGCCAAAGACAACATCGCCTCCATTCATGTCTTGGGAAAATGCGGGTTTAGAATTACATCGGAGGATAAGGGTTTTTCCCATGCAAGAGGCACGGAAGTGGAAGAATTTATTCTGAAGCTTGATCACTCTGATGTTAATCAATGCTAATTTACATGTGGAAAAAAAGGGGCTCTAATAAGTGTGGTTGTTCTACAAACAGGTGATATTTGGTGATTGGACATACTGATAAGGAATGAGATTGATGAATAATAGAGAGTATTCATGCATACCAGAACTCGTACGACGAATTGATGGTTGGGAAGATGTAAAGATAGATTTATGTAGTGAAAAATTAGTACCTTTAAGTACAAGTAATTCTTTGATAGTAAAGCCTATGTATTATTTAAAGGGAATACCAGGTGCCATAAATGAATGCTATGCACGTCAGTCTATTGCTTCTATGTTAGAGGAAGCATCATTAAGTCTTCCTGTTGGTTATAAATTTATTATTTGGGATACTTGGAGACCAGTAGAAGTACAACAGTCATTATTTAATAATTTTAGAAAAGCGTTATCTGTAAAACATCCACATATGAACGAAGAAGAATTAATAACTTTAACTCGGAAGTATGTTGCATTACCTTCCAATCATGTATTAAAACC encodes:
- a CDS encoding Rrf2 family transcriptional regulator, with the protein product MQIKTGVEQSVYAILLLTFLPKKAVLSGDVISSQLGSSPTYFQKLLRKLVSADLLVSVPGSKGGFRLKKRPEEITIYDIYVAIEGKQSLYSSSGIFQDLLNINDKDICLLSDLMEEAESSWQSILKRQTIAILTNEIHKKCPKENLEKLKATVEEKMVL
- a CDS encoding zinc-binding dehydrogenase codes for the protein MKAVIQTEFGDPSVLRYADVEVPKIGKNEVLINVAYTSVNYADIKKRVGKKGKGTFPLTLGLDAAGTIEEASADSIFSKGDRVIAFPKAGSYAEYVVANEQLVFKIPENLSLEQAATMPTVSILSYILLHEIGQVKKTDTIVVHSAAGGVGSMLLQLAKLAGVQKIIGTVGNLNKENYVKRLGADVVCTYDTFADEVLTYTENLGANVIFDSVAGEVTSRSLGCLALYGTLVQFGNSSGTAGSFKTSDVHSSCRNVKGFSLGTTRKYDPARLAPVAEKVLKLFATKKVILPVSHVFDLSDVAQAHKLVESRKYEGKVLIKV
- a CDS encoding sigma factor-like helix-turn-helix DNA-binding protein, which gives rise to MFYYYERYKMDEIANLIGISLNTVKSRLRRSFHIFYKTPYYFLYKS
- a CDS encoding GNAT family N-acetyltransferase; translated protein: MEPICKNDVKLRDIKEDDLPIFFEQQLDFMANYMAAFTPKDPNDKDAFLAHWTKIITDETITVKTILWNDNVTGHISNFEQFGEPEVSYWIGRKYWGQGFATKALSQFLAVIKVRPLFARAAKDNIASIHVLGKCGFRITSEDKGFSHARGTEVEEFILKLDHSDVNQC
- a CDS encoding GyrI-like domain-containing protein, encoding MMEFQEVIKDAFVMIGYSSVGKWDGELVYPIPSLWKKAASFIEEEGVEKIVGICLSPRSNQYFYTCGIEIDSVNFHKVRDDMTLHTFPKNKYVVFTHRGQAKNIPATYGEIWRVFDNNGYRIKTGMPEIEIVQIDLFGKEECDDYEMEIWIPVG
- a CDS encoding serine hydrolase domain-containing protein, whose protein sequence is MKSVKQNLNIQKLMEDYQVTGLSMAEIDRGQIKSTGCLGVLEKGTDRRVERDSIFSACSISKFLTSILVMKLTQQGILDLDEDVNNRLSSWRVPYNELNENNKVTLRNLLSHQSGVMDPEGSFTELNTMNGYPNIVKVLEGTTSYCKEPIEMKYEPESDFHYSDAGFCIIQVLIEDVMNKPFQDVMKEMIFQPLHMQESTYKLPLSEEAKKNVSCGHDKNGKVVIGRYPIYPYPAASGLWTTPTDLASLVIELMSSLRGESKLNLSRNKALEVITPQGCKEWAGLGVFLDKNEKGVEISSLGWGVGFQCMMVTYPEAESGLVVMTNTDLGVHQLKGIIGEVYRAFL
- a CDS encoding SDR family oxidoreductase, which gives rise to MDMELNNKTALVTGSTKGIGKAIAIELAKEGVNVLINGRNYEEVERIVNEIKSDFPATSPQNATADLVDIQQREALFRKYPNIDILVNNMGIYEIMQYEDVDDEVWEKYFRTNFLVANGLSKFYLPKMLDNEYGRIIFIASEEAIMPSGQMPQYCTTKSMLLSLSKSLSKLTIGTEVTVNTIMPGPTLSENVYQIIECIYPNEDMNFSEKEKEFMTTNLPQSEIQRFIRPAEIGRLTTFICSPYATAFKGAPIRMDGGMVPTIF
- a CDS encoding DUF6434 domain-containing protein — protein: MRPNLTKQLSIKSFKEYYWLKEELQRFCRTEGLSTSGSKIEISHRIETYLETGKILKPTRKIIAKKEASKELSLDTVITENHRCGQEVRAFFKSHIPNFHFSTYIQSFFKENVGKTYHDVVKNWYEEEVRKKDPTYKKEIGTQFQYNQFTRDFFADPNNRGKSREDVINAWNTIKSLPGSNKYTPTT
- a CDS encoding M15 family metallopeptidase codes for the protein MNNREYSCIPELVRRIDGWEDVKIDLCSEKLVPLSTSNSLIVKPMYYLKGIPGAINECYARQSIASMLEEASLSLPVGYKFIIWDTWRPVEVQQSLFNNFRKALSVKHPHMNEEELITLTRKYVALPSNHVLKPSPHITGGSVDLSLVDDQGKLLNMGTDFDELSSKASTRYYEIKRKDNTLDSHEVEFLHNRRLLYHSLTSVGFTNYHEEWWHYDFGNQLWGKVSNKKAIYSAIYI
- a CDS encoding nuclear transport factor 2 family protein — translated: MENLNRYFDLFDQSRTSEQAFRELVSLFSDDIEFVLNGHKKQGIENWKLFVKMVFKENADIKHMYEGWRAVEGTDRFETPWAVCGKRSSGHVFTQTGKDIARLNKDGKISYLENVPDNTNMFNAYKN
- a CDS encoding GNAT family N-acetyltransferase, with amino-acid sequence MNPLLLDIPLQMNTERLNLRAPLQFGDEEIVYEAIKDSFNELKAWLSLFQEIPTLEETEILLKNAHINFLKRESFRFLIFEKDGGKDFIGTASLHRINWDIPKCEIGYWINTRFSGKGYMTEAVKELVDFGFNNLALKRIEIRCESRNLKSRFIPEKLGFTFEGTLRNDDLSADGSRLTDTCIYSRIK
- the bla gene encoding class A beta-lactamase; this encodes MRGLMILKNVGMLKIWMSVGLLSMCVLSLSVFGDRLKPTEAKEKVEQTKSSSLKTEKKFMQLEKQFDARLGIYAIDTHTNRTVTYRPDERFAYTSTFKALAAGVVLQQKSIEELEEVITYTEDDLVTYSPITEQYVDTGMTLREICDAAIRYSDNTAGNLLLQELGGPNGFEKALRDIGDNVTEADRYETDLNSAIPGDIRDTSTARALAINLKAFTADDVLPNDKRTILTDWLRRNTTGDELIRAAVPKGWEVGDKTGAGDYGTRNDIAIVWPPNREPIIIAILSSRDTQNATYENELIAKAAKVALNAFK
- a CDS encoding AraC family transcriptional regulator: MTSHSKIKIPAGFWTGLNQMGIATHDLVRKARLPLTIINEPDVTTAQYLAIWQAYSDLIDDNSKGIIKLTTGFETAHYPPSVLATYHARDYRDALKRMTRYKQLCPPESLRITEEGEHCTIELDWLDIAQPGPPLLVGITLAFLLELGRRGTGQPLTARFVEFSHAMGDVQVLEAYFGCRIRIGANCNKLTLHRGDLDRPFVSYNAELLEILIPVLDQSLNEKQRCRSITEMVKWITKRSLTGGRPDIQTVASELGMSDRTLQRRLTDEGTNFKHLLTQVRHEQAREYLADPSIDIKEVAFLIGYEDQNSFYRAFRLWEGDTPSNWRNEQLVHTR